The following proteins come from a genomic window of Geomonas sp. RF6:
- a CDS encoding protein-glutamate methylesterase/protein-glutamine glutaminase, with protein sequence MPTPRESKLRVLIVDDSSFMRMAIRGVLSRAPNVEIVGIASDGVEGVEKALALKPDLITMDVEMPRLDGISALKQIMAKQPTRVLMVSTLTCEGAKATFEALEAGAVDYVSKNVSDSKDAQSTFQGELLSKVREASVSAVPKKALGIERPRIVRPAEVRPSRFAHRKIGFVGIGASTGGPVALQEVISRIPVNFPHGIVVAIHMPKAFTGPYADRLNARCSLSIREAADGDIVRGGEVLIAPGGRHTAIVRQGNNLVVRTSPTTEHPQYIYIPSVDHLITTMSEASNGAMLGVILTGMGNDGLKGMKHLKGKGGVTLVQNEETSTIYGMPRACIEGGVADVVLPLEQIGFEIGKIGS encoded by the coding sequence ATGCCGACACCACGAGAAAGCAAGCTTCGGGTCCTTATCGTAGACGACTCGTCCTTCATGCGGATGGCGATTCGCGGCGTGCTCTCCCGCGCGCCCAACGTCGAGATCGTGGGCATCGCCTCCGACGGGGTGGAAGGGGTGGAGAAGGCTCTCGCCCTGAAGCCAGACCTCATCACCATGGACGTGGAGATGCCGCGCCTGGACGGCATCAGCGCCCTGAAACAGATCATGGCGAAGCAGCCGACCCGGGTGCTCATGGTCTCGACACTGACATGCGAAGGGGCGAAGGCCACCTTCGAGGCGCTGGAGGCGGGGGCTGTGGACTACGTCTCCAAGAACGTCAGCGACTCGAAGGACGCGCAGAGCACCTTCCAGGGAGAGCTTCTCTCCAAGGTGCGTGAGGCCTCAGTTTCTGCTGTGCCGAAAAAAGCTCTTGGGATCGAGAGGCCGCGCATCGTGCGTCCCGCAGAGGTGCGCCCGTCGCGCTTTGCCCACAGGAAGATCGGCTTTGTGGGGATAGGCGCCTCCACCGGAGGTCCCGTCGCGCTCCAGGAGGTTATCTCCCGCATCCCGGTGAACTTCCCGCACGGCATCGTCGTGGCCATTCACATGCCGAAAGCCTTCACCGGCCCCTACGCCGACCGCCTCAACGCCAGGTGCTCCCTCTCCATCAGGGAAGCGGCGGACGGCGACATCGTGCGCGGCGGCGAGGTCCTCATCGCCCCCGGCGGGCGGCACACAGCCATCGTGCGCCAGGGAAACAACCTGGTGGTGCGCACCTCGCCGACAACGGAACACCCGCAATACATATACATCCCCTCCGTCGACCACCTGATCACCACGATGTCGGAGGCGAGCAACGGCGCCATGCTCGGCGTCATCCTCACCGGAATGGGGAATGACGGTTTGAAGGGGATGAAGCATCTGAAGGGGAAAGGGGGGGTTACCCTGGTGCAGAACGAGGAGACCTCCACCATCTACGGGATGCCGCGAGCCTGCATCGAAGGTGGCGTGGCGGATGTGGTGCTCCCTCTGGAGCAGATCGGTTTCGAGATAGGAAAGATAGGGAGCTAG
- a CDS encoding sigma-54-dependent transcriptional regulator, which translates to METPRILIADDDKKTRDFVAAFLSYKGYQVFQAFDGQDALQKIELNDVQMVITDIMMPRVNGLEFIKQLKSVRPEIVTIAYSAFANFEMTANLLKAGAFFYLEKPFNLEDLETHVKRGLEHQALQSKSFRSKPCIKNRALLNNIIGESEKMLSLFEMVEKVATADSTVLIQGESGTGKELVARAIHDLSNRSSKNFVAVNCAAIPDDLLESELFGHVKGSFTGAVATRIGRFEMADKGTLFLDEIGDMKANLQVKLLRVLQNRELEPVGATRPKKVDVRIIAATNQNLESMVASKAFREDLYYRLSVIPIHLPPLREREADIALLLNSFLEKFNRSKQRKVTGFDKQVMDLLMGYEWPGNVRELENLVERLVIIKGSGIITAHDLPEKYRGGRSVARTEQVVLPEAGFCLNSAVEEFENRLILQALQKSGGNKKEAAELLNLKRTTLIEKLKKKKLVYGDPPSSPSA; encoded by the coding sequence ATGGAAACACCGAGAATACTGATCGCGGACGACGACAAGAAGACCCGGGACTTTGTGGCTGCCTTCCTGAGCTACAAGGGGTACCAGGTTTTCCAGGCGTTCGACGGGCAGGATGCCCTGCAAAAGATCGAGCTAAACGACGTGCAGATGGTCATCACCGACATCATGATGCCCCGGGTCAACGGCCTGGAGTTCATCAAGCAGCTCAAGTCTGTGCGCCCGGAAATCGTCACCATCGCATACAGTGCTTTCGCAAACTTCGAGATGACCGCCAATCTTTTGAAGGCGGGCGCCTTCTTCTACCTAGAGAAGCCCTTCAACCTGGAAGACCTGGAAACGCACGTGAAGCGCGGCCTGGAGCACCAGGCGCTGCAGAGCAAGAGCTTCCGCTCGAAGCCGTGCATAAAGAACCGGGCGCTTCTGAACAACATCATCGGCGAAAGCGAGAAGATGCTCTCTCTTTTCGAGATGGTGGAGAAGGTCGCCACCGCCGACTCGACCGTCCTCATCCAGGGTGAGTCGGGGACCGGTAAGGAGCTGGTGGCGCGCGCCATCCACGACCTCAGCAACCGCTCCTCCAAGAATTTCGTGGCGGTGAACTGTGCCGCGATCCCGGATGACCTCCTGGAGAGCGAACTCTTCGGCCACGTGAAGGGCTCCTTCACCGGCGCCGTGGCGACCCGCATCGGCCGCTTCGAAATGGCGGACAAGGGGACCCTCTTCCTCGACGAGATCGGGGACATGAAGGCGAACCTGCAGGTGAAGCTTTTGAGGGTGCTGCAAAACCGGGAGCTGGAGCCGGTCGGCGCCACGAGGCCGAAAAAGGTGGACGTCCGCATCATCGCCGCGACGAACCAGAATCTGGAGAGCATGGTCGCCTCAAAGGCTTTCCGCGAGGACCTCTACTACCGCCTCTCGGTCATTCCGATCCACCTGCCGCCGCTCAGGGAGCGGGAGGCCGACATCGCGCTCCTTCTGAACAGCTTTCTGGAGAAGTTCAACCGCAGCAAGCAGCGCAAGGTCACCGGCTTCGACAAGCAGGTCATGGACCTCCTCATGGGTTACGAGTGGCCGGGTAACGTGCGTGAGCTCGAAAACCTGGTGGAGCGCCTGGTGATCATCAAGGGGAGCGGCATCATCACGGCGCACGACCTCCCGGAGAAGTATCGTGGTGGCAGGAGTGTTGCAAGGACGGAGCAGGTGGTCCTCCCCGAAGCCGGCTTCTGTCTCAACAGCGCCGTCGAGGAGTTCGAGAACCGCCTGATCCTGCAGGCCCTGCAAAAGAGCGGCGGGAACAAGAAAGAGGCGGCTGAGCTCCTGAATCTGAAGCGCACCACCCTCATCGAGAAGCTCAAAAAGAAAAAGCTGGTCTACGGTGATCCCCCCTCCTCGCCGTCGGCCTGA
- a CDS encoding PilZ domain-containing protein encodes MDEDYQRFQIAGETEDSARILSILSAIQEGKLKNDLRLVNYFHEVPLSYAATVVSVAPGAVELEVHQHQAVAISLAKLTVLKSSHFPQDVIASVVDVSVKHSLVRMNRFAFGILRAERRMSVRVRLDDHIRADFSSPDEQASGTLEDMSLSGVSVVIDGTSRPFAGSVKGDLTVELPTGTVTVQASLLKLRQVPKGWRAVFQISAGRVEEESIARFIMQRQVAIIRELKDHPELKRSA; translated from the coding sequence ATGGACGAAGACTACCAGCGGTTCCAGATTGCCGGCGAGACAGAAGACAGCGCCCGCATTCTCTCGATCCTCAGCGCGATACAAGAAGGAAAATTGAAGAACGACCTGAGACTGGTGAACTACTTCCACGAGGTTCCCCTGAGCTACGCGGCGACCGTCGTCTCGGTCGCTCCCGGCGCTGTGGAGCTCGAGGTGCACCAGCACCAGGCCGTGGCGATATCCCTCGCGAAGCTCACGGTGCTGAAGAGCAGCCACTTCCCGCAGGACGTCATCGCCTCCGTCGTCGACGTGAGCGTGAAGCACTCCCTGGTGCGGATGAACCGCTTCGCCTTCGGGATCCTGCGGGCCGAGCGGCGCATGTCGGTGCGGGTGCGGCTCGACGACCACATCCGGGCCGACTTCTCCTCCCCGGACGAGCAGGCTTCGGGGACCCTCGAGGACATGTCGCTGAGCGGCGTCTCCGTGGTGATCGACGGGACGTCCCGCCCCTTCGCCGGAAGCGTCAAGGGCGATCTCACCGTGGAGCTACCCACCGGCACCGTAACTGTGCAGGCTTCCCTCCTGAAGCTCCGCCAGGTGCCCAAGGGGTGGCGCGCCGTCTTCCAGATCAGCGCCGGACGGGTGGAGGAGGAGTCGATCGCGAGATTCATCATGCAGCGCCAGGTTGCGATCATCAGGGAGCTCAAGGACCACCCAGAACTGAAGCGCTCGGCATGA
- a CDS encoding HDOD domain-containing protein, whose protein sequence is MEKTAMIQTAQEMVESFVDLPTIPQVATRVIELLDRPGVELDEVADMILADQVLAARVIRMVNSPIYRPAHEIKSVKRALIYLGFRHIRELAFTCSFVDIFQGRDGIFDIKSFWEHSFGVGVVAKIIAQRVRYPDTEKAYLVGIVHDIGEVFLSYYKQDTFRLLLDSVKGLPFRLGEKEVEFFGTSHNEVGYCLARKWNFPKDYCEAIALHHAPGEAMLDPTLCAIVNLADLFCSVCQLDYGGSSWVSFNLAEEPAWSILKGFAPHLADLDVERFCYELEDRVPEIQELVQSIFQGIGAK, encoded by the coding sequence ATGGAAAAAACAGCCATGATACAGACGGCTCAGGAAATGGTGGAGAGCTTTGTGGACCTCCCTACCATTCCCCAGGTGGCCACCAGGGTCATCGAACTCCTGGACCGGCCGGGAGTCGAGCTTGATGAGGTGGCCGATATGATCCTCGCCGACCAGGTGCTGGCGGCGCGCGTCATCAGGATGGTCAACTCCCCCATCTACCGCCCAGCCCACGAGATAAAATCGGTGAAGCGCGCCCTCATCTACCTCGGCTTCCGTCACATCCGCGAGCTTGCCTTCACCTGCTCCTTTGTCGACATCTTCCAGGGGCGGGACGGCATCTTCGACATCAAGTCCTTCTGGGAGCATTCCTTCGGCGTCGGGGTGGTGGCGAAGATCATCGCGCAGCGCGTGCGCTACCCGGACACCGAGAAGGCGTACCTTGTCGGTATCGTGCACGACATAGGGGAGGTCTTCCTCTCCTACTACAAGCAGGACACCTTCCGGCTTCTTCTCGACTCCGTGAAGGGGCTCCCCTTCCGGCTCGGCGAGAAGGAAGTGGAGTTCTTCGGCACCTCCCACAACGAGGTCGGGTACTGCCTGGCGAGAAAGTGGAATTTCCCGAAGGACTACTGCGAGGCGATCGCGCTGCACCACGCCCCTGGGGAGGCGATGCTCGACCCCACGCTGTGCGCCATCGTCAATCTCGCCGACCTCTTCTGCTCGGTCTGCCAGCTCGACTACGGCGGGAGCTCCTGGGTCTCCTTCAACCTGGCGGAGGAGCCCGCCTGGTCCATACTGAAAGGGTTCGCCCCCCATCTCGCGGACCTCGATGTAGAGCGTTTCTGCTATGAGCTCGAGGACCGCGTGCCGGAGATACAGGAGCTGGTCCAGTCCATATTCCAAGGGATAGGAGCGAAATAG
- a CDS encoding ferritin family protein codes for MGREYTVQEALKLAIEAEKDSMEFYRKARMVTKDERSRRVFDLLATEEMEHLHAFLNEYQGGEAQGVANFLKVPTPRRSPTHVALQKAFTPDIQEQKALEIALQKEKACVELYSMLARDVVDPLVRRIFEAVVRDSQGHYDIIEDEYMRVMRMVDRSDQDTYVRE; via the coding sequence ATGGGAAGAGAATACACGGTGCAAGAGGCTCTCAAGCTCGCCATCGAAGCGGAAAAGGACAGCATGGAGTTCTACAGGAAGGCCCGAATGGTGACGAAGGATGAGAGGTCGCGGCGGGTATTCGATCTCCTGGCGACAGAGGAGATGGAGCACCTGCACGCCTTTCTGAACGAGTACCAGGGGGGTGAGGCGCAGGGGGTGGCGAACTTCCTGAAGGTGCCGACGCCGCGGCGCTCCCCGACGCATGTGGCGCTGCAAAAGGCGTTCACCCCGGACATCCAGGAACAGAAAGCGCTGGAGATCGCCCTGCAAAAGGAAAAGGCGTGCGTGGAGCTGTACAGCATGCTGGCAAGGGATGTGGTCGACCCCCTCGTGCGGCGCATCTTCGAGGCGGTGGTCAGGGACAGCCAGGGGCATTACGACATCATCGAGGACGAGTATATGCGGGTGATGCGGATGGTGGACCGCTCCGATCAGGATACCTACGTGCGGGAGTGA
- a CDS encoding chemotaxis protein CheA, translating into MSIECEDQELLEGFLAETTELLEKLDDDLVTLEKTPSDADLLNRIFRSIHTVKGASSFLGFDQLVKVTHKTEDVLNRLRKGELTVDPEIMDVILEAVDLVKTLVNDIKQGEMVEREIEGTIAKLLPFLSEGAGEAKVLAAAPATPPAPPAPEVEAAAPASPAEAAPAAPPAEASAPAPAAAAAPAPAATAAPQGKTPAPEAPAVKKPAPAPGAPKGEELADNSTVRVDVKRLDDLMNQVGELVLERNRMVQLYADYQAGLDETGFSDDFGKLSKRLNFVTSELQMQVLKMRMLPVEKVFKKFPRIVRNLARDLGKEVDLQIIGEETELDRSVVDEIGDPLIHLIRNALDHGLETPEERLAAGKERNGTVVLSAAHEGNQIVISIKDNGRGIDPEKVSRKALEKGLVTESELAGMGQREILDLLFLPGFSTKEKATDLSGRGVGMDVVRTNIRKLNGIIEIKNDVGKGSEFILKLPLTLAIIQSLLVEVEGEVYSVPLASVIETLRVEEADFHIIGGQEVLKLRDSVLPLLRLQKIFGSSRKAFSSTEKSTCYVVIVGIAEKRIGLVVTRLLGQQEVAIKSLGKFLANLPGIGGSTIMGDGRVALIVDPMGLVGDGESTGARISV; encoded by the coding sequence ATGTCTATTGAATGCGAAGATCAAGAGCTGTTGGAAGGTTTCCTCGCGGAGACCACAGAGCTTTTGGAAAAACTTGACGACGATCTGGTGACACTGGAGAAGACCCCCTCCGATGCGGACCTCCTGAACCGGATCTTCCGATCGATCCACACGGTGAAGGGCGCCTCGAGCTTCCTCGGCTTCGACCAGCTGGTGAAAGTCACCCACAAGACCGAGGACGTGCTGAACCGCCTGCGCAAGGGGGAGCTTACCGTCGACCCGGAGATCATGGACGTGATCCTCGAGGCGGTGGACCTGGTGAAGACCCTGGTGAACGACATCAAGCAGGGTGAGATGGTGGAGCGGGAAATCGAGGGGACGATCGCGAAGCTCCTCCCTTTCCTGTCGGAAGGGGCTGGAGAAGCGAAGGTCCTCGCTGCCGCTCCCGCCACACCGCCAGCGCCGCCGGCGCCGGAAGTTGAGGCCGCCGCTCCGGCATCGCCCGCCGAGGCCGCACCTGCCGCTCCGCCCGCCGAAGCGTCCGCTCCGGCACCGGCTGCAGCAGCCGCACCCGCCCCTGCAGCAACCGCTGCTCCCCAGGGAAAGACACCGGCGCCGGAAGCGCCCGCCGTCAAAAAGCCCGCACCGGCCCCTGGAGCCCCGAAAGGGGAGGAGCTCGCCGACAACTCCACCGTCAGGGTAGATGTCAAAAGGCTGGACGACCTCATGAACCAGGTGGGGGAGCTTGTCCTGGAACGAAACCGCATGGTGCAGCTCTACGCCGATTACCAGGCGGGGCTGGACGAGACCGGCTTCAGCGACGACTTCGGCAAGCTCTCCAAGCGCCTCAACTTCGTCACCTCGGAGCTGCAGATGCAGGTCCTCAAGATGCGCATGCTGCCGGTGGAGAAGGTGTTCAAGAAGTTCCCGCGCATCGTGCGCAACCTGGCGCGCGACCTCGGCAAGGAGGTCGACCTGCAGATCATCGGTGAGGAGACCGAGCTCGACCGCTCCGTCGTGGACGAGATCGGCGATCCGCTCATCCACCTGATCCGCAACGCCCTCGACCACGGGCTGGAGACCCCCGAGGAGCGGCTCGCGGCCGGCAAGGAGCGAAACGGCACAGTCGTTCTCTCAGCTGCCCACGAGGGGAACCAGATCGTCATCAGCATAAAGGACAACGGCCGCGGCATCGATCCTGAGAAGGTCTCCAGGAAGGCGCTGGAAAAGGGGCTGGTCACCGAGAGCGAGCTCGCCGGCATGGGGCAGCGGGAGATCCTCGATCTCCTCTTCCTCCCCGGCTTCTCCACCAAGGAGAAGGCGACGGACCTCTCCGGGCGCGGCGTCGGGATGGACGTGGTGCGCACCAACATCCGCAAGCTGAACGGCATCATCGAGATCAAGAACGATGTGGGGAAGGGAAGCGAATTCATCCTGAAGCTCCCCCTCACCCTCGCCATCATCCAGTCCCTCCTCGTGGAGGTGGAAGGGGAGGTGTACTCCGTACCGCTCGCCTCCGTCATCGAGACGCTGAGGGTCGAGGAGGCCGACTTCCACATCATCGGCGGGCAGGAGGTCCTGAAGCTCAGGGACTCCGTCCTGCCACTCCTGCGGCTGCAGAAGATCTTCGGCTCCAGCAGGAAAGCGTTCAGCAGCACCGAGAAGAGCACCTGCTATGTGGTCATCGTTGGGATTGCGGAGAAACGTATCGGACTGGTGGTTACCAGGCTCCTCGGGCAACAGGAGGTTGCCATCAAGAGCCTCGGGAAGTTCCTGGCCAACCTGCCGGGTATCGGCGGTTCCACCATCATGGGTGACGGCAGGGTCGCACTGATCGTCGACCCCATGGGGCTTGTAGGGGACGGCGAGTCTACCGGCGCACGCATATCAGTCTGA
- a CDS encoding chemotaxis protein CheW: MQTALKVKGEESVGELIQLVSFNLEKEEYGINVLMVREIIRMLNITRVPNTPHYVEGVINLRGKVIPIISLRRKFDLPEAEWDKRTRIMVMEVMGELMGFIVDEVSEVIRISEKEIQPPPPVVSTGIEQECMAGVINQAERLLVLLDLEKMFSADERRMFGSVA; this comes from the coding sequence ATGCAGACCGCGCTTAAGGTAAAGGGAGAGGAGTCGGTGGGGGAGCTGATCCAGCTCGTCAGCTTCAACCTCGAGAAGGAAGAATACGGCATCAACGTGCTGATGGTAAGGGAAATCATCCGCATGCTCAATATCACCCGGGTCCCCAACACCCCCCACTACGTGGAAGGTGTCATTAACCTTCGCGGCAAGGTCATCCCGATCATCTCGCTGCGCCGCAAGTTTGACCTGCCTGAGGCAGAGTGGGACAAGCGCACCCGCATCATGGTGATGGAAGTCATGGGGGAGCTCATGGGGTTCATCGTGGACGAGGTCTCCGAGGTGATCCGTATCTCCGAAAAGGAAATCCAGCCTCCCCCTCCGGTGGTCTCCACCGGGATCGAGCAGGAGTGCATGGCCGGCGTCATCAACCAGGCGGAGAGGCTCCTCGTCCTTCTCGACCTGGAGAAGATGTTCTCCGCGGATGAGCGCCGTATGTTCGGTTCGGTCGCCTAG
- a CDS encoding CheR family methyltransferase, whose protein sequence is MTPETKALEQKGISLKISDKDFEQLRDYIYNVCGIYFHSTKKYFLESRLSRRLEATGCRSHSDYYQYLKSGTTGGVELRKLLDEVTTNETCFFRNPPQLTALENKFLPEIVAQKGKIGFKKLRIWSAGSSSGEEAYTMAMILLEKRSTLLKDWIIEIVGTDINETVIAQAKLGVYNSYSVRNTPDYYLKKYFKEETPGKFHLAPEVKRLANFSQLNLYDDNKMLFMKSFDFIFCANVLIYFDTASKSKVVQHFYNNLQPYGYFFVGQSESLHGVNDKFKTVHFPGGFTYNK, encoded by the coding sequence ATGACACCGGAAACAAAAGCGCTGGAACAGAAAGGTATCTCCCTGAAGATCTCCGACAAGGACTTCGAGCAACTCAGGGACTACATATATAACGTCTGCGGGATCTATTTCCACAGCACGAAAAAATATTTTCTGGAGAGCCGCCTGTCACGGCGCCTGGAGGCGACCGGCTGCAGGAGCCACAGCGACTACTATCAGTATCTGAAAAGCGGAACGACCGGCGGTGTGGAACTCAGGAAGCTTCTGGACGAGGTAACCACCAACGAGACCTGTTTTTTCCGCAACCCCCCGCAGCTCACCGCACTGGAGAACAAGTTCCTGCCGGAGATCGTGGCACAGAAGGGAAAGATCGGCTTCAAGAAGCTGCGCATCTGGAGCGCCGGCTCCTCCTCCGGGGAAGAGGCGTACACCATGGCGATGATCCTCCTGGAGAAGCGCAGCACGCTCCTGAAAGACTGGATCATAGAGATCGTGGGGACCGACATCAACGAGACGGTCATCGCCCAGGCGAAACTGGGGGTGTACAACAGCTACTCGGTCCGCAACACCCCCGACTACTACCTGAAGAAGTACTTCAAGGAGGAGACCCCGGGGAAGTTCCACCTCGCCCCCGAGGTGAAGCGGCTCGCCAACTTCTCGCAGCTGAACCTTTACGACGACAACAAGATGCTCTTCATGAAGAGCTTCGACTTCATCTTCTGCGCCAACGTGCTCATCTACTTCGACACTGCGAGCAAGAGCAAGGTCGTGCAGCATTTCTACAACAACCTGCAGCCGTACGGCTACTTCTTCGTGGGGCAGTCCGAATCGCTGCACGGGGTCAACGACAAGTTCAAGACCGTCCACTTCCCAGGTGGCTTTACCTATAACAAGTGA
- a CDS encoding TatD family hydrolase, with protein MLIDTHCHLDDPLLKESLPLHLQRASSAGVIACVIPGIAPAGWKAILSLSRDCDAAPRLFPAFGVHPMNAHLLDQKALWELETLAPSATAIGEIGLDYSEGMPAREVQQHAFLTQLRLARRHDLPVLIHCRKAFGDLLELLRGEGVAQYRGVMHAFSGSVETALQCVKIGLAISVCGTITYRNAVKPVAVAAEIPLQHLLIETDAPDLPPEPHRGETNLPENLRLTARHLASVKGVTEEEVAHATTQNAKSLFRLPL; from the coding sequence ATGCTCATAGACACCCACTGCCATCTCGATGACCCGTTGCTGAAGGAATCGCTGCCGCTCCATCTCCAGAGGGCGAGCTCAGCGGGAGTCATCGCCTGCGTCATACCCGGGATCGCGCCGGCCGGGTGGAAGGCAATCCTCTCCCTCTCCCGCGACTGCGACGCTGCCCCCCGCCTCTTCCCCGCCTTTGGGGTGCACCCCATGAACGCCCACCTGCTCGACCAGAAAGCTCTCTGGGAACTGGAAACTCTCGCCCCCTCCGCAACCGCGATAGGGGAAATAGGGCTCGACTACAGCGAAGGGATGCCGGCCAGGGAGGTGCAGCAGCACGCCTTCCTGACGCAGCTGCGCCTCGCGCGGCGACACGACCTTCCGGTGCTGATCCACTGCCGCAAGGCCTTCGGAGACCTTCTCGAGCTGCTGCGCGGGGAGGGGGTGGCGCAATACCGCGGTGTCATGCACGCCTTTTCCGGCAGTGTCGAAACCGCCCTCCAGTGCGTCAAAATCGGCCTCGCCATCTCCGTCTGCGGCACCATTACCTACCGGAATGCCGTAAAGCCGGTTGCGGTGGCCGCCGAAATCCCGCTGCAGCACCTCCTCATCGAGACAGACGCCCCCGATCTCCCCCCCGAGCCGCACCGCGGCGAGACGAACCTCCCGGAAAACCTGCGCCTTACCGCCCGGCATCTTGCTTCGGTCAAAGGGGTGACAGAAGAGGAAGTGGCGCACGCAACGACGCAGAACGCAAAAAGCCTCTTCCGCCTCCCCCTCTAG
- a CDS encoding lytic transglycosylase domain-containing protein gives MSINPIEPRQTFDVTQPKGHTTPSAAQFEEALESAGRGSDGKANPELAAEILRVKMLGSALALGNDGGTNKAAAPSATMRALDNFLANLAKGETGGSVASAVGESGEAPAEGIVEGIDPGAGRGAATGADDVIEKASRHYGVDRALIRAVIKAESGFNPRAVSSAGAQGLMQLMPSTAKMLGVRDSFDPEQNVMAGTRFLKDLLQRYGGDVDSALAAYNWGPGNLERSTGTLPRETRDYLRKVKGYYAEYTA, from the coding sequence ATGTCAATAAACCCCATCGAGCCACGGCAGACTTTTGACGTAACGCAGCCCAAGGGGCACACGACCCCTTCCGCTGCGCAGTTCGAGGAAGCGCTGGAGTCTGCGGGGCGCGGCAGCGATGGGAAGGCGAATCCGGAGCTCGCGGCGGAGATCCTGCGGGTGAAGATGCTGGGCAGTGCGCTAGCCCTCGGCAACGACGGCGGGACGAACAAGGCCGCCGCCCCGAGTGCCACCATGAGGGCGCTGGACAACTTTCTGGCCAATCTGGCAAAGGGCGAGACCGGCGGGTCCGTCGCCAGCGCCGTCGGGGAGTCGGGAGAAGCGCCGGCCGAGGGGATTGTAGAGGGGATAGACCCCGGAGCCGGCCGAGGGGCGGCCACCGGCGCCGACGACGTCATAGAGAAGGCCTCGCGCCATTACGGCGTCGACCGCGCACTGATCCGGGCGGTCATCAAGGCCGAGAGCGGTTTCAACCCGCGAGCCGTGTCGTCGGCCGGGGCGCAGGGGCTTATGCAGCTCATGCCCTCCACCGCGAAGATGCTCGGGGTGCGCGACTCGTTTGACCCCGAGCAGAATGTCATGGCGGGGACGAGATTTTTGAAGGACCTCCTGCAGCGCTACGGAGGCGACGTCGACTCCGCGCTCGCCGCCTACAACTGGGGGCCCGGGAACCTGGAAAGAAGCACCGGCACTCTCCCCAGGGAAACGAGAGATTACCTCAGGAAGGTGAAAGGGTACTACGCCGAGTACACCGCCTGA
- a CDS encoding retropepsin-like aspartic protease, with product MDIPQRCQEIRAQVEGELSATHDEEARTEILVQGLYQLNDLVLAEMGKPGRSERYLKGQSAALDLIVFLALPLVRVKSGTRDLVSLLVEVAEGCSDPVLEKKLTGYAKQVLSQSQREEGAAQGSSGIGWYIAGTAAVSVVLISYLLLSLQPPKRTSVLSRDGGPGARSETTVSQPLEITPYRPPVPHENGAPGAEAPAKRAMKVEMGEHLTKIKVVASQVLVPVIVKNGGESVKVTLLLDTGSTRTALGEQFAAKLGVDLTRARGSLVEVADGRVLHSKLATVDVVAVGSRALPSFELEFFPYNGSDQGFDGFLGMDFLGRQRYQIDVENEVIRWF from the coding sequence ATGGACATCCCTCAGCGCTGCCAGGAGATACGGGCGCAGGTGGAAGGGGAGCTTTCTGCCACCCATGACGAGGAGGCGCGTACCGAGATTCTCGTTCAGGGGCTCTATCAGCTGAACGACCTGGTACTTGCGGAGATGGGGAAGCCGGGGAGGTCGGAGCGCTATCTGAAGGGGCAAAGCGCGGCGCTGGACCTCATCGTCTTTCTCGCCCTCCCGCTGGTGCGGGTAAAGAGCGGGACGCGCGATCTGGTGAGTCTGCTCGTGGAGGTCGCGGAAGGGTGTTCCGACCCGGTGCTGGAGAAGAAGCTGACCGGCTACGCGAAACAGGTACTGTCGCAGTCGCAGCGCGAAGAGGGCGCCGCGCAGGGGTCGTCAGGGATAGGGTGGTACATAGCCGGCACGGCAGCCGTTTCAGTCGTGCTGATAAGCTACCTCCTCCTTTCCCTGCAGCCTCCGAAGCGTACCTCGGTCCTTAGCAGGGACGGGGGGCCCGGGGCGCGGAGCGAGACGACGGTGTCGCAGCCACTGGAGATCACGCCGTATCGACCGCCGGTTCCCCATGAGAACGGAGCCCCGGGCGCCGAGGCACCGGCGAAGCGCGCCATGAAGGTGGAAATGGGGGAGCACCTTACGAAGATAAAGGTGGTGGCGAGCCAGGTCTTGGTGCCGGTTATCGTGAAAAACGGAGGGGAGTCGGTAAAGGTTACCCTCCTCCTCGACACCGGGTCGACCCGAACTGCACTCGGCGAGCAGTTCGCGGCGAAACTCGGAGTGGACCTCACTCGTGCCAGGGGGTCGCTGGTGGAGGTAGCGGACGGCAGGGTGCTGCACTCGAAGCTGGCGACCGTCGATGTCGTGGCGGTCGGTAGTCGGGCGCTCCCTTCCTTCGAGCTGGAGTTCTTTCCGTACAACGGGAGCGACCAGGGTTTTGACGGCTTTCTGGGGATGGATTTCCTCGGCAGGCAGCGCTACCAGATCGACGTGGAGAATGAGGTGATCCGCTGGTTTTGA